Proteins encoded within one genomic window of Saccharopolyspora pogona:
- a CDS encoding SDR family NAD(P)-dependent oxidoreductase encodes MRTILITGGTDGMGAALARHFLRTGDRVVVIGRSRAKFDALLTTVRGNDQSAASRAEFVAADLSLVADSRRVVEHLQSNHARIDALVLAASFIRQRRHATVEGHEASWVLFFISKYLFVTGLAALLHAAVRPVIVNTAVPGARDDAIDFDDLEMREGFTFARSNAQQRRANELLGILATNENPDLAYVTWGPARLVRSSFAGEVGKVMKAAAAVLGTLLGQRPDAAVSPIIGIIDTPVSGRAAYRGAKKLTLTVGNHDDEDAARLATAVGDSF; translated from the coding sequence ATGCGGACGATCTTGATCACCGGAGGCACCGACGGCATGGGAGCAGCGCTGGCGCGTCACTTCCTGAGAACGGGTGACCGCGTCGTGGTGATCGGGCGAAGCCGTGCCAAGTTCGACGCGCTGCTCACGACCGTGAGGGGCAACGACCAGTCAGCGGCGTCACGGGCGGAGTTCGTCGCGGCTGATCTGTCATTGGTCGCTGACAGCCGCCGCGTGGTCGAACACTTGCAGTCGAACCACGCGCGAATCGACGCACTGGTTCTTGCGGCCTCGTTCATCCGGCAACGTCGACACGCCACGGTCGAGGGGCATGAGGCGTCCTGGGTGCTGTTCTTCATCTCCAAGTACCTGTTCGTCACGGGACTCGCCGCGCTACTCCATGCGGCCGTGCGGCCGGTCATCGTGAACACGGCCGTTCCAGGTGCGCGAGATGATGCGATCGACTTCGACGACCTCGAGATGCGCGAGGGGTTCACCTTCGCGAGGTCCAACGCGCAGCAGCGTCGAGCCAACGAGTTGCTCGGCATCCTTGCCACCAATGAGAATCCGGACCTCGCTTACGTGACCTGGGGCCCGGCTCGGCTCGTCCGTTCCAGCTTCGCCGGCGAAGTCGGGAAGGTCATGAAAGCCGCTGCCGCAGTTCTCGGGACGCTGCTGGGCCAACGCCCGGATGCTGCGGTCAGCCCGATCATCGGCATCATCGACACCCCGGTCTCAGGAAGGGCCGCCTACCGCGGCGCTAAGAAGCTCACGCTCACCGTCGGCAACCACGACGACGAGGACGCCGCGCGCCTGGCAACGGCGGTCGGGGACTCGTTCTGA
- a CDS encoding Rv1733c family protein, with protein sequence MVAALKAHAAWLVNALGVNRNPLRRPIDRLAAGITVLLLMVALIAIPASGLFGASLHADLTQRAAESAATTQPVTATLTTRPTLSVPVSEAYSQDALSSTAVVEWRTGLQPHSTTLQVPADSSPGDTLTVWVDQAGNRVPPPASAGSITTSAIFAAILVLLVIELACIALIAGTQNLARRMSMRGWEREWAFLQHGGTWSQR encoded by the coding sequence ATGGTCGCGGCGCTGAAAGCGCACGCAGCATGGTTGGTGAACGCGCTGGGGGTGAACCGGAATCCGCTGCGCAGGCCCATCGATCGACTGGCGGCCGGCATCACGGTTCTGCTACTCATGGTCGCGCTGATCGCGATCCCCGCATCGGGTCTGTTCGGTGCGTCACTGCACGCCGACCTGACGCAGCGGGCGGCGGAGTCGGCGGCCACCACCCAGCCGGTGACCGCAACGCTGACCACCCGTCCCACGCTCAGCGTGCCGGTCTCCGAGGCCTACAGCCAGGATGCCCTCAGCTCCACGGCGGTCGTCGAGTGGCGCACCGGGCTGCAGCCGCACTCCACGACCCTCCAAGTACCGGCCGACAGCTCGCCGGGCGACACGTTGACGGTGTGGGTCGACCAGGCGGGCAACCGCGTGCCGCCGCCGGCGAGCGCTGGCTCGATCACGACCTCGGCGATCTTCGCCGCGATACTCGTGCTGCTGGTGATCGAGCTGGCCTGCATCGCCCTGATCGCCGGAACCCAGAACCTCGCCCGCCGCATGTCCATGCGGGGGTGGGAACGCGAATGGGCGTTCCTCCAGCACGGCGGCACCTGGTCCCAACGGTAA
- a CDS encoding serine hydrolase: MVFDPVEQEALHTDQADRQFRSASLVKLLIGLDLVERGVVSPKRPSPRMARMLSHSDDEIASELWSSGGGQQIVTHVAAKIGLSNTEPPATPGRWGDTLITANDLVKVYQHVLALPAGKRALLLDPLRDVARTAADGTDQTSASPARCPVSSGRSNKPGPPGAAASTRTPAASSAAGTAT; the protein is encoded by the coding sequence GTGGTCTTCGACCCCGTCGAGCAGGAGGCGCTGCACACCGACCAGGCGGACCGGCAGTTCCGGTCGGCGTCCTTGGTCAAACTGCTCATCGGGCTCGACCTGGTCGAGCGCGGGGTCGTCAGCCCGAAGCGGCCGAGCCCGAGGATGGCCCGGATGCTCTCGCACAGCGACGACGAGATCGCCAGCGAACTGTGGTCTTCCGGAGGCGGGCAGCAGATCGTCACCCACGTCGCGGCCAAGATCGGCCTGTCCAACACCGAACCGCCCGCCACGCCTGGCCGCTGGGGCGACACGTTGATCACCGCGAACGACCTGGTCAAGGTGTACCAGCATGTTCTGGCGCTGCCGGCCGGGAAACGCGCGTTGCTGCTCGATCCGCTGCGGGATGTCGCGCGCACCGCGGCCGACGGCACCGACCAGACTTCGGCATCCCCAGCGCGCTGCCCGGTGAGCAGTGGGCGGTCAAACAAGCCTGGGCCGCCGGGCGCGGCGGCGTCGACGCGCACACCAGCGGCCTCGTCGGCAGCGGGGACCGCTACCTAG
- a CDS encoding Hsp70 family protein, with the protein MADELTLGIDLGTTYSAVACIVDGDVEVVRNRLGELTTPSVVHFASADTAVVGAAARESLDPENTVELIKRRMGTVFELMFHGARHTPESVSALILRSLVDDAIARFGPHETVRAVITVPAYFGIREREATLQAARLAGIDMLEVLSEPAAAALHYATQAESGAALVYDLGGGTFDTTVLRVAAGEVHVVATDGDSRLGGTDWNERIAEHLADAFAREFPDADPDDEDFQQQLQDATEQVKRQLSTVTRRRVGLRCGAAAASFDIDRKTLEDLGADLVDRTLRIVDRALAAAAEKGVSRIDEVLLVGGATKMPAIRTALQAHLGRAPKIVDPDLAVVSGAAVRARRLASSQAGARTTAAVVPRSFGVLIEDSHDEKLRSFVEHLVHRNEPLPAVAKARFATIVDRQRSVRIQVFEQSGDVQSPEVEHNRRVLDGEFAGLPPLPAGSVIEVTLRVSADGLLAVTAREPLGGAALDLEAYVDGVVDGAETEQLAETIAGLSVRC; encoded by the coding sequence ATGGCTGACGAGCTGACGCTCGGCATCGACCTCGGCACCACCTACTCCGCGGTGGCGTGCATCGTGGACGGTGATGTCGAGGTGGTCCGCAATCGGTTGGGCGAGCTCACCACGCCCTCGGTGGTGCACTTCGCGTCCGCCGACACGGCCGTGGTCGGCGCGGCGGCGCGGGAGAGCCTGGACCCGGAGAACACCGTCGAGCTGATCAAACGCCGGATGGGCACCGTATTCGAGCTGATGTTCCACGGCGCGAGGCACACGCCGGAATCGGTGTCGGCGCTGATCCTGCGCAGCCTCGTCGACGACGCCATCGCCCGCTTCGGTCCACATGAGACGGTCCGGGCGGTGATCACCGTACCGGCGTACTTCGGGATCCGGGAACGCGAGGCCACGCTGCAAGCGGCCCGGCTGGCCGGGATCGACATGCTGGAGGTGCTGAGCGAGCCCGCCGCGGCGGCGCTGCACTACGCCACCCAGGCCGAATCGGGCGCCGCGCTCGTCTACGACCTCGGCGGCGGCACCTTCGACACGACCGTGCTGCGAGTGGCCGCCGGCGAGGTGCACGTGGTGGCCACCGACGGCGACAGCAGACTGGGCGGCACCGACTGGAACGAGCGCATCGCCGAGCACCTGGCGGACGCGTTCGCCCGCGAGTTCCCGGACGCGGACCCGGATGACGAGGACTTCCAGCAGCAGCTCCAGGACGCCACCGAGCAGGTCAAACGCCAGCTGAGCACGGTCACCAGGCGCAGGGTGGGGCTGCGCTGCGGAGCTGCTGCGGCGAGCTTCGACATCGACCGGAAGACGCTGGAAGACCTCGGAGCCGACCTGGTGGACCGCACCCTGCGGATCGTGGACCGGGCGCTGGCCGCTGCTGCGGAGAAGGGAGTGTCCCGGATCGACGAGGTGCTGCTGGTCGGCGGCGCCACCAAGATGCCGGCGATTCGCACGGCGCTGCAAGCACATCTCGGCCGCGCCCCGAAGATCGTCGACCCGGACCTGGCGGTCGTCTCCGGCGCAGCCGTTCGCGCGCGTCGGCTCGCCTCGTCGCAGGCCGGTGCCCGGACCACGGCCGCAGTGGTGCCACGCAGCTTCGGCGTGCTGATCGAGGACAGCCACGACGAGAAGCTGCGGAGCTTCGTCGAACACCTCGTGCACCGCAACGAACCGCTGCCCGCCGTCGCGAAGGCCCGGTTCGCCACCATCGTGGACCGGCAGCGATCGGTGCGGATCCAGGTGTTCGAGCAGTCCGGCGACGTGCAGTCGCCGGAGGTCGAGCACAACCGGCGGGTGCTGGACGGCGAGTTCGCCGGATTGCCGCCGCTCCCCGCGGGTTCGGTGATCGAGGTGACGCTGCGGGTCAGCGCGGACGGCCTGCTCGCGGTGACCGCGCGGGAACCGCTCGGCGGCGCGGCGCTGGACCTGGAGGCCTATGTGGACGGTGTCGTCGACGGCGCGGAGACCGAGCAGCTCGCCGAGACCATCGCCGGTCTGTCGGTGCGGTGCTGA
- a CDS encoding GTPase-associated protein 1-related protein, protein MSGREFQSLYYTDCRPGQGLRGGAGFQFQAVTPGTTDEMMTAVQRSALYEAPVGWMREKREVSDYPPSLVHVHGAVYATARGIYLGAETGGVREGNQFTHALATADPQLYGPIRPAQLWGARWWVEEPAETTECESVPAEPEAGPLGVEALRDWVLGQQDGESWLLAVHSAMDRVHDEGAPRLVFVSEDAETAVRWIAAGTLLLPQERALRVGFRVFATNPQYSGHEVLAVHPDWAGSLADPDRNSDYAVFNLVSGEHRKVEPTAAARHWAPRFLGADPYDVVDAIELSYQFARGRGGTPPIAADRLAAGVLMLDETVSGQDSALALAEWLVAVPSVSATDVVEPVLDAVLAASPGLPVLAKLAETNTAQAGRVRIALLRAEIDEIVRGTPADARPPLAPRPWSPDEAEETCALVEAAAGAVAPERMNLLLRTATRFDVRPRVGRFGEAAGRFVEWWAEHPHAGFDPARWTCGPEMTDLLRDALTRRLTGPNSAAVVEAINDRWWRLLAPTLSDPFIPLDAAIGAAAVAAGGPARQETIERFREQLRAPDRPGTGEAVWEALFRNSAPTMAEVKDFLTVLPSTAVSDSVAQKAFAALDKSKVSGRYLDVLRMLGHHIGDRENLRKLWEEDSRLRSWLSTVTRKGAATDAAALKDVSEEVFTARAEQIIAALIGASPQATLDATEQGGEQLQKMLVHALPAVWNDEQAEPSRRDQAVVLAFLTAWHDTTSEEVRKAFDKALERWAGKHKQSDYRRISKLLRGVAAEDAAAWHEWLQEYSQQKPKPTRTRELARRLFRRREK, encoded by the coding sequence ATGAGCGGGCGCGAGTTCCAGTCGCTGTACTACACCGACTGCCGACCGGGCCAGGGACTGCGCGGCGGCGCGGGATTCCAGTTCCAGGCCGTCACCCCGGGCACCACCGACGAGATGATGACCGCGGTGCAGCGCTCGGCGCTCTACGAGGCCCCGGTCGGCTGGATGCGCGAGAAACGCGAAGTCTCCGACTACCCGCCTTCGCTGGTCCACGTGCACGGCGCGGTTTACGCGACCGCCCGCGGGATCTACCTGGGCGCGGAGACCGGCGGCGTGCGGGAGGGCAACCAGTTCACCCATGCGCTGGCCACCGCCGACCCGCAGCTGTACGGGCCGATCCGGCCCGCGCAGCTGTGGGGCGCGCGGTGGTGGGTCGAGGAACCTGCGGAGACAACCGAGTGCGAGTCGGTGCCCGCCGAACCCGAGGCCGGCCCGCTCGGCGTAGAGGCGCTGCGAGACTGGGTGCTGGGCCAGCAGGACGGCGAATCCTGGTTGCTCGCCGTGCATTCCGCGATGGACCGGGTGCACGACGAGGGCGCGCCCCGGCTGGTGTTCGTCAGCGAGGACGCGGAGACCGCGGTGCGCTGGATCGCGGCCGGAACGCTCCTGCTGCCGCAGGAACGGGCGCTGCGGGTGGGCTTCCGGGTGTTCGCGACCAATCCGCAGTACAGCGGCCACGAGGTGCTGGCGGTGCACCCGGACTGGGCCGGATCGCTGGCCGACCCGGACCGCAACTCCGACTACGCGGTGTTCAACCTGGTCAGCGGCGAGCACCGGAAGGTCGAGCCGACCGCCGCCGCCCGGCATTGGGCGCCGCGCTTCCTCGGCGCCGACCCCTACGACGTGGTCGACGCCATCGAGCTGTCGTACCAGTTCGCACGAGGCCGGGGCGGGACGCCGCCGATCGCGGCGGATCGGCTGGCCGCCGGGGTGCTGATGCTCGACGAGACCGTTTCCGGGCAGGATTCCGCGCTGGCGCTGGCCGAGTGGCTGGTCGCCGTGCCGTCGGTGTCCGCGACGGACGTCGTAGAGCCGGTGCTGGATGCCGTGCTGGCCGCCTCGCCCGGGCTGCCGGTACTGGCGAAACTGGCGGAGACCAACACGGCGCAGGCCGGTCGGGTGCGGATCGCGTTGCTGCGCGCGGAGATCGACGAGATCGTGCGCGGCACCCCGGCCGACGCCCGGCCGCCGCTCGCGCCGCGGCCGTGGAGCCCGGACGAGGCGGAGGAGACCTGCGCCCTGGTCGAGGCCGCCGCCGGCGCTGTCGCCCCGGAACGGATGAACCTGCTGCTGCGGACAGCGACCAGGTTCGACGTGCGGCCCCGAGTGGGGAGGTTCGGCGAGGCTGCCGGGCGGTTCGTCGAGTGGTGGGCCGAGCACCCGCACGCCGGTTTCGACCCGGCGCGCTGGACGTGCGGCCCGGAGATGACCGACTTGCTGCGCGACGCGCTGACCCGCCGCCTGACCGGCCCGAACTCGGCCGCGGTCGTCGAAGCGATCAACGACCGCTGGTGGCGGCTGCTCGCCCCGACTCTCAGCGACCCCTTCATTCCGCTGGACGCGGCGATCGGCGCAGCGGCGGTGGCCGCGGGCGGTCCGGCCCGCCAGGAGACCATCGAGCGCTTCCGTGAGCAGCTGCGCGCACCGGACCGGCCGGGTACCGGCGAAGCGGTGTGGGAGGCGTTGTTCCGGAATTCGGCGCCCACCATGGCCGAGGTGAAGGATTTCCTCACCGTGCTTCCTTCTACGGCTGTTTCGGATTCCGTGGCGCAGAAGGCATTCGCGGCACTCGATAAGTCCAAAGTGTCCGGTCGATATCTGGACGTCCTGCGGATGCTGGGCCACCACATCGGCGACCGGGAGAACCTGCGCAAGCTGTGGGAGGAGGACAGCCGGCTGCGGTCCTGGCTGAGCACCGTCACCCGCAAGGGTGCCGCAACCGATGCCGCGGCACTGAAAGACGTCTCCGAAGAGGTCTTCACCGCCCGCGCGGAACAGATCATCGCAGCGCTGATCGGCGCCTCGCCGCAAGCCACGCTGGACGCTACCGAGCAGGGAGGCGAACAGCTGCAGAAGATGCTGGTCCACGCGCTGCCCGCGGTGTGGAACGACGAGCAGGCCGAGCCGTCGCGGCGGGACCAGGCGGTCGTGCTGGCGTTCCTGACCGCCTGGCACGACACCACCTCCGAAGAGGTGCGGAAAGCGTTCGACAAGGCCCTGGAACGCTGGGCCGGCAAACACAAGCAGTCCGACTACCGGCGGATAAGCAAGCTACTGCGCGGCGTGGCGGCCGAGGACGCCGCCGCCTGGCACGAGTGGTTGCAGGAGTACTCGCAGCAGAAGCCCAAACCGACCCGCACCCGTGAGCTCGCTCGGCGGCTGTTCCGCAGACGGGAGAAGTGA
- a CDS encoding TRAFAC clade GTPase domain-containing protein has translation MPYIIGGILLLCLGLWIASVVITIVAWLFPVFMLIGSSWAFVATCQVLLGRGSRLPVLVTPNDVVNGTAGLREPKGPFPRDWAWPSYLAAQWRRDLIAAWHNGSGFIVRGWRWGFNYGNGSKLKWVSIGLTILVWSGVTLGAVLGAVEVVVICAIALGLGWLGWAAVVGALRGYDHVVRRMRKASGSCPVCYHVMAVPAYRCSACQVVHHDIRPGVLGAASRTCGCGAKLPTTVLRASRQLEALCQRCDRPLRGGSGAVTDIRMPVFGPVSAGKTRLVHAGLVTLRDVAAAEGVVLDFVDDTSRQAFQHGEQLIASGGDTAKTPAGQLPPAITVRFTRGGSGRSRGQALVHLFDAAGEFYLDRDDNSELEFLDHAGGLVFVVDPFAIGWVRDQLGGALESRLVEAHPANGDPEQVYHVTARRLRDYGVETERRALAIAVVKADLLTDLPWAADLCAGAVRGWLNTAGLDNLVLAAERDFAEVRYFVVSSVTGTRPGHRLTPAAPFRWLLGRGGFALGRDEKPTTEAV, from the coding sequence ATGCCGTACATCATCGGCGGCATCCTGCTGCTGTGCTTGGGGCTCTGGATCGCCTCGGTTGTGATCACCATCGTCGCCTGGCTGTTCCCCGTCTTCATGCTGATCGGCAGCTCCTGGGCGTTCGTCGCGACGTGCCAGGTGCTGCTGGGGCGCGGTTCCAGGCTTCCGGTGCTGGTCACGCCCAACGACGTGGTCAACGGCACCGCCGGGCTGCGCGAGCCGAAGGGGCCGTTTCCGCGCGACTGGGCCTGGCCGAGCTACCTCGCCGCCCAGTGGCGCCGCGACCTGATCGCCGCCTGGCACAACGGTTCCGGCTTCATCGTGCGCGGCTGGCGGTGGGGCTTCAACTACGGCAACGGCAGCAAGCTCAAGTGGGTGAGCATCGGCCTGACCATCCTGGTCTGGTCCGGCGTCACGCTGGGTGCGGTGCTGGGCGCGGTCGAGGTGGTGGTCATCTGCGCGATCGCCCTGGGCCTCGGCTGGCTCGGGTGGGCCGCGGTGGTCGGCGCCCTGCGCGGCTACGACCACGTCGTGCGGCGGATGCGGAAGGCCAGCGGGAGCTGTCCGGTGTGCTACCACGTGATGGCAGTCCCCGCATACCGGTGCAGCGCGTGCCAGGTGGTGCACCACGACATCCGGCCCGGCGTGCTGGGCGCGGCGTCGCGCACCTGCGGGTGCGGCGCGAAGCTCCCGACGACAGTGCTGCGGGCGTCCCGGCAGCTGGAGGCGCTTTGCCAGCGGTGCGACCGGCCGCTGCGCGGCGGCTCGGGCGCGGTCACCGACATCCGGATGCCGGTCTTCGGCCCGGTGTCGGCGGGCAAGACCCGGCTCGTGCACGCAGGTCTGGTCACGCTCCGGGACGTGGCCGCCGCCGAAGGCGTGGTGCTGGACTTCGTCGACGACACCAGCAGGCAGGCCTTCCAGCACGGCGAGCAGCTGATCGCCAGCGGCGGCGACACCGCGAAGACCCCGGCCGGGCAGCTGCCCCCGGCGATCACGGTCCGGTTCACCCGCGGCGGTTCGGGGAGGTCCCGGGGCCAAGCGCTGGTGCACCTCTTCGACGCGGCCGGCGAGTTCTACCTCGACCGGGACGACAACAGCGAGCTGGAATTCCTGGACCACGCCGGGGGACTGGTGTTCGTGGTCGACCCGTTCGCCATCGGCTGGGTGCGCGACCAGCTCGGCGGCGCGCTGGAATCCCGCCTCGTAGAGGCGCACCCGGCCAACGGCGACCCCGAGCAGGTCTACCACGTGACGGCCCGGCGGCTGCGCGACTACGGGGTCGAGACCGAACGGCGCGCCCTGGCGATCGCCGTGGTCAAGGCGGACCTGCTGACCGACCTGCCGTGGGCCGCCGACCTGTGCGCCGGGGCGGTGCGAGGTTGGCTGAACACCGCGGGCCTGGACAACCTCGTGCTGGCCGCGGAGCGGGACTTCGCCGAGGTCCGCTACTTCGTGGTCTCGTCGGTCACCGGGACCAGGCCCGGCCACCGGCTCACCCCGGCCGCGCCGTTCCGCTGGCTGCTGGGGCGCGGCGGTTTCGCCCTCGGTCGCGACGAGAAACCGACCACGGAGGCGGTATGA
- a CDS encoding TRAFAC clade GTPase domain-containing protein: MAKLACPYCYHRFPASNLWFQCTGRPAPGKEKCRKVVDPERQRLTGYAPASWPAFAAAKALLGRTPRRAPCPDCGTVSGIRACPVCHTPLPANFADSRSPLIGVVGGKNAGKTVYTTVLVHELRHNIRRRFDADISFAGEQAGVGTAQWLERYEQALFGDRALFESTASSADGIRIPLVMQWRQPRVQFGRQVHNTTTLSFYDAAGEDMTTQEFVNSQAYLTAADGLIVLLDPFQLPGAQDRIAVPDVGRRDAEPPVNVLNRVTEMLRSSVGLSDRKKIGTPIAVVFSKIDAFFGMLGDNHPLLRPPATGPEYDEAGGQDADEHLRALLAELGADDLDGHLRAHYQAFRYFAVSSLGAEPDYGRKQIDPAGVRPFRVDEPLLWLLSHFGIIERSRR; this comes from the coding sequence ATGGCCAAACTCGCCTGTCCCTACTGCTACCACCGGTTTCCCGCGAGCAACCTGTGGTTCCAGTGCACCGGTCGGCCCGCACCCGGCAAGGAGAAGTGCCGGAAGGTCGTCGACCCTGAACGGCAGCGGCTCACCGGCTACGCCCCCGCTTCCTGGCCGGCCTTCGCCGCTGCGAAGGCCCTGCTCGGGCGCACGCCGCGCCGGGCGCCGTGCCCGGACTGCGGCACGGTCAGCGGCATCCGAGCCTGCCCGGTGTGCCACACGCCGCTGCCCGCCAACTTCGCCGACAGCCGCAGCCCGCTGATCGGGGTGGTGGGCGGCAAGAACGCCGGCAAGACCGTCTACACCACGGTGCTGGTGCACGAACTGCGGCACAATATCCGGCGCCGCTTCGACGCCGACATCTCCTTCGCCGGGGAGCAGGCCGGGGTCGGCACCGCCCAGTGGCTGGAACGCTACGAACAGGCCCTGTTCGGCGACCGGGCGCTGTTCGAGTCCACCGCCAGCTCCGCCGACGGCATCCGCATCCCGCTGGTCATGCAGTGGCGGCAGCCGCGCGTGCAGTTCGGCCGCCAGGTGCACAACACCACGACGCTGTCGTTCTACGACGCCGCCGGCGAGGACATGACGACCCAGGAGTTCGTCAACAGCCAGGCCTACCTGACCGCGGCGGACGGGCTGATCGTGCTCCTCGACCCGTTCCAGCTGCCCGGTGCGCAGGACCGGATCGCGGTGCCGGACGTCGGCCGCCGCGACGCCGAGCCGCCGGTCAATGTGCTCAACCGGGTCACCGAGATGCTGCGCTCCAGCGTCGGGCTCAGCGACCGCAAGAAGATCGGCACCCCGATCGCCGTGGTGTTCTCCAAGATCGACGCGTTTTTCGGGATGCTCGGCGACAACCACCCGCTGCTGCGCCCGCCGGCCACCGGGCCCGAATACGACGAGGCGGGCGGTCAGGACGCCGACGAGCACCTGCGGGCGCTGCTGGCCGAGCTCGGCGCCGACGACCTCGACGGGCATCTGCGGGCGCATTACCAGGCGTTCCGCTATTTCGCGGTTTCCTCGCTGGGTGCGGAACCGGACTATGGCCGCAAGCAGATCGACCCGGCCGGGGTGCGGCCGTTCCGCGTGGACGAACCACTGCTGTGGCTGCTCAGCCACTTCGGGATCATCGAACGGAGCCGACGATGA
- a CDS encoding RES family NAD+ phosphorylase: MPEATPPPEFEAAPNKYVLPADTTLFRLHFRTRHAAEFKPAQAGKRSSGGRFDGTAADPFPTYYAGLHVTTALAEVLLRNLGFGGNGQRLIRRAQIAERRLSALRTARELNLVSLLTAPDLAAVAQDSWLVDAEGEDAYARTQAWAAWIRSQAEWADGLIWPSKRDTGNPALVLFGDRCGADGLDGDEPELQIDLDTPIGEAWLGKMLAPYRAAVAPRPN, from the coding sequence ATGCCCGAGGCCACACCACCACCGGAGTTCGAAGCCGCCCCGAACAAGTACGTGCTGCCCGCCGACACCACGCTGTTCCGGCTGCATTTCCGCACGCGGCACGCGGCCGAGTTCAAGCCCGCGCAAGCGGGCAAAAGGTCGTCGGGCGGCCGGTTCGACGGAACCGCGGCGGACCCGTTTCCCACCTACTACGCGGGCTTGCACGTGACGACGGCGTTGGCGGAGGTGCTGTTGCGCAACCTCGGGTTCGGCGGCAACGGGCAGCGGCTGATCCGCCGGGCGCAGATCGCCGAGCGGCGGCTCAGCGCGCTGCGCACCGCCCGGGAGCTGAACCTGGTCAGCCTGCTGACGGCACCGGATCTTGCCGCGGTTGCACAGGATTCGTGGCTGGTCGACGCCGAGGGCGAGGACGCCTACGCGCGGACCCAGGCGTGGGCGGCCTGGATCCGATCGCAGGCGGAATGGGCGGACGGCTTGATCTGGCCGTCCAAAAGGGACACCGGGAACCCGGCGCTGGTGCTGTTCGGCGACCGCTGCGGCGCGGACGGCCTGGACGGCGACGAACCGGAGCTGCAGATCGACCTGGACACCCCGATCGGCGAGGCCTGGCTGGGCAAGATGCTCGCCCCCTACCGCGCAGCGGTAGCCCCCCGACCGAACTGA
- a CDS encoding vWA domain-containing protein: protein MSSWIRRNFGGIGLTQSPPGPHLPKLQERYGGHVLLCIDVSGSMSGGLLSQAIAGGEQFLAEAEGAHYESGLVLWSDGVQEYVPPEAQLDEVISVLRKAKAAGGTVLSHALQLGIDVLPEYPGDRVLCIFSDGALADHEKASALAQKACSMGIRIIVRGLGRKAASALADLACPGVQDDDQQIDDAAGVASGIASMATGLSVRGG, encoded by the coding sequence ATGAGTTCGTGGATTCGCCGGAACTTCGGCGGGATCGGCCTGACGCAGTCCCCACCGGGCCCACACCTGCCAAAGCTGCAGGAACGGTACGGCGGGCACGTGCTGCTGTGCATCGACGTGAGCGGCTCGATGAGCGGCGGCCTGCTGTCCCAGGCCATCGCCGGCGGTGAGCAGTTCCTCGCCGAGGCCGAAGGCGCGCATTACGAGAGCGGGCTGGTGCTCTGGTCCGATGGGGTGCAGGAGTACGTGCCGCCGGAGGCCCAGCTGGACGAGGTGATCTCCGTGCTCCGAAAGGCAAAAGCGGCCGGCGGCACCGTGCTGTCACACGCGCTGCAGCTCGGCATCGACGTGCTGCCGGAATACCCGGGCGACCGCGTGCTGTGCATCTTCAGCGACGGGGCGCTGGCGGACCACGAGAAGGCCAGTGCGCTGGCGCAGAAGGCCTGCTCGATGGGTATCCGAATCATCGTTCGCGGCCTCGGGCGAAAGGCGGCCTCGGCGCTCGCCGATCTCGCCTGCCCCGGCGTGCAGGACGACGACCAGCAGATCGACGATGCGGCCGGTGTCGCGTCCGGCATCGCCTCGATGGCTACCGGCCTGTCGGTGCGCGGCGGCTGA
- a CDS encoding TetR/AcrR family transcriptional regulator, with the protein MAEDRKQRRDAVANRERILVAAGKAFRDSGMAVDMRAIAAAAGVGIGTLYRHFPTREHLVQAVTGTDLADLAEAALPERVPAIAGLRELFTSTMAQLAGNKAMVDLLAVGSTSNEDLERCLSHLTKIGQQAVDRSRTDHTLGTDVTAHDIAYQLLGLIRIAQLIPDPEPSMIGHQVDLALRSLAAE; encoded by the coding sequence GTGGCCGAGGATCGGAAGCAGCGACGAGACGCCGTCGCCAACAGGGAGCGGATCTTGGTGGCTGCGGGAAAGGCCTTCCGGGACAGCGGCATGGCCGTGGACATGCGCGCCATCGCCGCAGCGGCCGGTGTCGGCATCGGCACCCTCTACCGACACTTCCCCACACGCGAGCACCTCGTGCAGGCCGTTACAGGGACCGACCTCGCCGACCTCGCCGAGGCAGCCCTTCCCGAACGAGTACCCGCGATTGCCGGACTCCGCGAGCTCTTCACCTCGACGATGGCTCAACTCGCCGGCAACAAGGCGATGGTCGATCTGCTCGCCGTCGGATCAACGTCGAACGAAGATCTCGAACGATGCCTCTCGCACCTCACCAAGATTGGCCAGCAGGCTGTCGATCGCTCCCGGACCGATCACACCCTCGGCACCGATGTGACCGCTCACGACATCGCCTACCAGCTCCTCGGACTCATCCGCATCGCGCAGCTGATCCCCGACCCCGAACCAAGCATGATCGGACACCAGGTAGATCTCGC